Proteins co-encoded in one Ruegeria sp. YS9 genomic window:
- a CDS encoding DUF1326 domain-containing protein — MTEWAIQAEELANCNCNFGCPCQFSVLPSHGNCEAVVVFDIQSGHYGDIDLGGLRAAGVYHWPGPIHEGNGQMQLIIDESAKADQRAALQAIMTGQDTDEMATFWYVFSAMAPLKHETLFVPIELDWNREERSGYAKVAGVFDVVVNPIPHIVSGAPHRASIQLPNGFEYRHAEAASGSATTTGGQISLTFDATHAHLAHLNISGHGVLGA; from the coding sequence ATGACAGAATGGGCTATTCAGGCCGAAGAACTGGCCAATTGCAATTGCAATTTCGGTTGCCCGTGTCAGTTCAGCGTACTTCCGTCTCATGGAAACTGCGAGGCGGTTGTCGTTTTCGACATTCAAAGCGGTCACTACGGTGACATTGATCTGGGCGGGCTTCGGGCGGCAGGGGTCTATCATTGGCCGGGACCAATTCATGAAGGCAACGGTCAGATGCAGCTGATCATTGATGAAAGCGCAAAGGCTGACCAGCGGGCCGCGTTGCAAGCGATCATGACCGGTCAGGACACGGATGAAATGGCTACGTTCTGGTATGTCTTCAGCGCCATGGCGCCTTTGAAACATGAAACGCTGTTTGTTCCGATCGAGCTGGATTGGAACCGCGAAGAGCGCAGCGGATACGCCAAGGTTGCCGGGGTTTTCGATGTCGTGGTCAATCCGATCCCTCATATCGTCTCGGGCGCACCTCACCGCGCGTCGATACAATTGCCGAATGGCTTTGAATACCGCCATGCCGAGGCGGCATCGGGCAGTGCGACGACAACAGGCGGTCAGATCAGCCTGACCTTTGACGCGACGCACGCTCATCTGGCGCATCTGAACATCTCGGGCCATGGCGTCTTGGGCGCTTAG